The DNA window CATGACAAAAGCAGATATCGTCGAACGGATCTACGAGAAAGTCGGCTTTTCGAAAAAAGAGGCCACCGAGGTTGTTGAGTCGATTTTCGAGATTATGAAGATCCATCTTGAGGAAGGTGAGAAAGTCAAAATCTCGGGCTTCGGGAATTTTGCCATCAATGAGAAACGGCCCCGCAAAGGGCGTAACCCCCAGACCGGAGAAACGATTGTGATCTCGGGACGTCGGGTCCTCTCGTTCAAGTCGAGCCCAGTGCTGAAAAAAGCGCTCAATCCATCCTAATTCAGGTGTGTTGTGGATCAGCCCGAGCTTCCCAACAAGCTATATTTCCGGATTGGGGAAGTCGCCAAGATTGTGGGGGTCAAACCCTACGTCCTGCGCTACTGGGAGACGGAGTTTCCGAGTATCAAACCCGGGAAATCTCCGTCTCGGCACCGTCTGTACCGCCTTCGTGATGTCGAGCGCCTGCTCGAAATCAAAAACCTCCTGTACGAAGAACGGTTTACGATTGCCGGGGCCAAAAAGCGGCTGAAAGACGACATTGAAGACTCCGCTCCTCAGGCCGCTGATACAAGCCCTTCCCAGACTGCTGAACCGGATGACCAAGCAGCCCAAACGGTCGAACCGAGCAGCGCGCCATCGTTTGAACAGCGCCGCCTCTTACGGACCATCCGTCAGGAGCTTCAGGACTTGTACACCACTCTTGAACGCAAGGCGGGCTAAAGCCCGTCGGGCTGTGTGGTGTCGGTGTGCTGACCCGTTTCTGTCTTGATCCTTTTTCCCCGTGTGGTATCGTTTCCCCCTATGGATCAGGCATGAGCCCGTGTTCTGACCGCCGTGGTTGGTGGAGTAGGCCGCTGAAAAAAGCCGTGGAAGGGATGGGGAGGATGTGGACCGCATGCGTATCCAGGATTTCGGTTAAGACCCTGGTGTGGGGACTGATCGGCGGCCTGTGGCTGTGGAGCCTCCCTCCGGTGCGGGCTGACCTCCTGCCTGCAGCTTCATCGCAGCCGATTGCTGCACCGACTTTACCGCCGTCACGTGACTTTGCGGCTGTCTTGCTTCAAGACGCCGACAGTGGTCAGGTGTTATTCGCTCGGCACGAGAAACGGATCTGGCCGCTCGCATCACTGACCAAGATGATGGTTGGTCTGACCGCTTTGGAAGCCCTACGCGACGGACGGGTGTCACTCCACACACCCGTTCCCATCAGCCGGCGGGCCAGCCGAGCCGGAGGACGTAGCGTGAACCTCCGAGCGGGAGAGCGCCTGCTCTTCGGCGAACTGCTGCAAGCCATGCTGGTGACCTCGGCCAACGGAGCCGCCATCGCGGTAGCCGAGCAACTGAGCGGCTCGGTCGAGGCGCATATCCGAGCGATGAATGCGCGGGCCGCAGCCTTGGGTATGCACCAGACACGTTTCCAGACGGTCAACGGTTTACCGCCGTCCAAACGGCGTGCTCCTGATCGAGCCTCAGCCTCGGATATGACGATCCTGGCGCGGGCCCTGCTGGCCTATCCCCAACTCTTAGAATGGACCTCTCGCCGACGCATTCCCTTCCGAGCCGGCAAACAACACTTCCGGAACACCAATTTCTTAGTCGGGCGCCTCGATGGTGTGGACGGACTCAAAACCGGCTATACCGCAAAGGCGCGTTTTAACCTCGTCACCACGGCCAAGCGGAATGGCTTACGGCTCATCGCCGTGGTGCTGGGTGGGCGCAGCAGTCGAACTCGATTTCGGACGGCGGCCAGCCTCTTAGAGTGGGGCTTTACCCATTTTGCCCGGCTGCGTTTGATCCGAGCAGGACAGCCCTTGTGGGCAGAGGTACAGGTCGAAGACGGCAGCGTTTCCAGTCTTCAGCCGGTTGCCGGGGCGGACTCGACGTTTCTTGTCCGCAAGCGGGACATCAAAGATCTCCACATCGCGCTCGAACTGCCGGCGGTCGTAAAAGCGCCGGTCGCCGACCGTCAAGTCCTGGGTCATGCCGTCGTGCGAAATACCGACCAGGTGTTTGCCGTAATCCCTGCTCTCAGTCCTGGGCACGTTCCCGAAACACGCTGGAGGTGAGTCCAACGCTGAGTGAGGCTCAGACCAATGATGCCCCCGGACGTTCAGGCACGGCTCGTTCGTCAGGATGGGCTCTTGCAATCTGGTGAAGAGTGTTTATCTTAACTGGCTCCCCGTGTGCATGGGAGATCCGATAAGGAGAGAGTGAGCAATGGCGAAAAAACAGGTGAATTTGCACCACCAAGCTCGGACCGGGATCTTAGCAGGCGTCAATTTGATCGCCGATGCGGCTCAGGTCACCCTTGGCCCAAAAGGGCGCAACGTCCTGCTCGAGAAGAGCTTTGGCGCCCCGGTCGTCACCAAGGACGGTGTGACGGTTGTGCGGGAGATCGAACTTGAGGATAAGTTCGAGAATATGGGAGCCAGAATGCTGCGCGAGGTTGCCCAGAAAACCTCGGACTTGGCCGGTGACGGAACGACCACCGCAACGGTGTTATCCCGGGCTATCCTGCGTGAAGGGCTGCGGCTTCAAGCGGCGGGCTTTGACCCCATGGGGCTGAAACGCGGGATTGATGCGGCGGTGGCAAAAGTCGTCGAAGGCGTCAAGGAGCAGAGCCGTTCGGTCAGGGGCCAGGAACAGGTCGCCCAAGTCGGAACGATCGCCGCCAACGGGGAGGCCGAGGTTGGTCGTATCCTGGCCGAAGCCATGGACCGGGTCGGCCGAGAAGGGGTCATCACCGTCGAAGAGGGCAAGGGTCTGGAGACGGTCCTGGATGTGGTGGAGGGCATGCAGTTTGATCGGGGTTTTCTCTCGCCTTACTTCGTAACCGATACCGAACGGATGACGGTCGAGCTTGAGGATCCGTATATCCTGTTCCACGAAAAGAAGATCTCCAACATGCGCGAGCTGGTGCCGTTGCTCGAAAAGACCGCTCAGAGTGGTCGCCCGCTGGTGATTGTGGCCGAGGATGTTGACGGCGAAGCGCTGAGTACCCTGGTGGTCAACCGTTTGCGCGGCACCCTGAACTGCGCGGCAGTCAAAGCGCCGGGCTTTGGCGACCGCCGCAAAGCCATGCTCGAAGACATGGCCATTCTGACGGGTGGGAAGGTTGTTGCCGAAGAACTCGGCATGAACCTGGAGACGGTCGATCTGTCGGATTTGGGACGCTGCCAGCGTTTTCTCATGGACAAGGATAATTCGACGATAGTTGATGGCGCGGGCAAAAAAGCCGCCATCAACGCCCGCATGGACCAGATTCGAGCCCAAGTCGA is part of the Desulfurellaceae bacterium genome and encodes:
- a CDS encoding D-alanyl-D-alanine carboxypeptidase, with protein sequence MLFARHEKRIWPLASLTKMMVGLTALEALRDGRVSLHTPVPISRRASRAGGRSVNLRAGERLLFGELLQAMLVTSANGAAIAVAEQLSGSVEAHIRAMNARAAALGMHQTRFQTVNGLPPSKRRAPDRASASDMTILARALLAYPQLLEWTSRRRIPFRAGKQHFRNTNFLVGRLDGVDGLKTGYTAKARFNLVTTAKRNGLRLIAVVLGGRSSRTRFRTAASLLEWGFTHFARLRLIRAGQPLWAEVQVEDGSVSSLQPVAGADSTFLVRKRDIKDLHIALELPAVVKAPVADRQVLGHAVVRNTDQVFAVIPALSPGHVPETRWR
- a CDS encoding MerR family transcriptional regulator, with amino-acid sequence MDQPELPNKLYFRIGEVAKIVGVKPYVLRYWETEFPSIKPGKSPSRHRLYRLRDVERLLEIKNLLYEERFTIAGAKKRLKDDIEDSAPQAADTSPSQTAEPDDQAAQTVEPSSAPSFEQRRLLRTIRQELQDLYTTLERKAG
- the groL gene encoding chaperonin GroEL (60 kDa chaperone family; promotes refolding of misfolded polypeptides especially under stressful conditions; forms two stacked rings of heptamers to form a barrel-shaped 14mer; ends can be capped by GroES; misfolded proteins enter the barrel where they are refolded when GroES binds), encoding MAKKQVNLHHQARTGILAGVNLIADAAQVTLGPKGRNVLLEKSFGAPVVTKDGVTVVREIELEDKFENMGARMLREVAQKTSDLAGDGTTTATVLSRAILREGLRLQAAGFDPMGLKRGIDAAVAKVVEGVKEQSRSVRGQEQVAQVGTIAANGEAEVGRILAEAMDRVGREGVITVEEGKGLETVLDVVEGMQFDRGFLSPYFVTDTERMTVELEDPYILFHEKKISNMRELVPLLEKTAQSGRPLVIVAEDVDGEALSTLVVNRLRGTLNCAAVKAPGFGDRRKAMLEDMAILTGGKVVAEELGMNLETVDLSDLGRCQRFLMDKDNSTIVDGAGKKAAINARMDQIRAQVDDTTSDYDREKLQERLAKLSGGVAVIKVGAATEIEMKERKARVDDAMHATRAASEEGIVAGGGVALLRAQNKLAELSFSDDQAQGVDIVRRAIEEPLRQIAANAGVDAAVVVNKVRDKKGDTGFNAANEQYENLYRAGVIDSAKVVRVALQNAASVAGLMITTEASIADLPEKPEPAGEHDHDHGDLDDDY
- a CDS encoding integration host factor subunit alpha, which codes for MTKADIVERIYEKVGFSKKEATEVVESIFEIMKIHLEEGEKVKISGFGNFAINEKRPRKGRNPQTGETIVISGRRVLSFKSSPVLKKALNPS